The following coding sequences lie in one Metallumcola ferriviriculae genomic window:
- a CDS encoding alanine/glycine:cation symporter family protein, with protein MAAFTELLSDISSWVWGPYMLTLLVGTGIYLTFRMKFLQIRKLPYALSLVFKKPDKEDQGEGDITPFQALMTALAATIGTGNIAGVATAIAAGGPGAVFWMWITALFGMATKYAEAILAVKYRIKDEKGEISGGPMYYISRGLGWKWLGTLFAVFASVAAFGIGNTVQSNSVADAIKTSFGIDPRITGIILAALVAMVILGGIKSIARVTSWLVPLMAVFYILGGLLIIIINFSEIPRALGMIVGQAFTGTAAAGGFAGSGVLLAIRMGVARGVFSNEAGLGSAPIAAAAAKTDFPGRQALVSMTGTFIDTLVVCTITALAIISSGMWNSGETGAALTVISFREGLPGPGGLIVSLGIVFFAFSTILGWAYYGEKSFEYLFGFKSIKWYRYAWIVAVFLGTSINLSLVWSVADIMNALMAIPNLIGLLGLSGVVVAETHRFLTESELGKKVRRS; from the coding sequence ATGGCGGCATTTACTGAACTGCTAAGTGATATAAGTAGCTGGGTCTGGGGACCCTACATGTTGACCCTGTTGGTTGGCACGGGAATTTACCTCACCTTTAGGATGAAGTTTTTACAAATACGCAAATTACCATATGCGCTCTCACTTGTCTTTAAAAAACCTGATAAAGAAGATCAGGGAGAAGGAGATATTACTCCATTCCAGGCACTGATGACTGCTTTGGCAGCCACCATCGGTACCGGGAATATTGCCGGTGTGGCTACTGCTATTGCTGCCGGCGGCCCAGGTGCGGTATTTTGGATGTGGATTACCGCGCTTTTTGGTATGGCAACCAAATATGCGGAAGCTATCTTAGCGGTGAAATACCGTATTAAAGACGAAAAGGGAGAAATATCCGGCGGACCCATGTATTATATTAGCCGGGGCTTGGGCTGGAAATGGCTGGGCACTTTATTCGCTGTTTTTGCATCTGTGGCAGCTTTTGGTATCGGTAATACCGTTCAATCAAACTCTGTGGCTGATGCTATTAAGACCTCTTTTGGCATTGACCCCAGAATTACCGGGATAATTCTTGCGGCTCTGGTGGCTATGGTTATTCTTGGTGGAATTAAAAGCATTGCCCGGGTAACTTCCTGGTTGGTTCCGTTAATGGCCGTGTTTTATATTTTGGGCGGGCTGTTAATTATTATCATTAACTTCTCTGAGATCCCGCGGGCCTTGGGAATGATAGTCGGTCAGGCATTCACTGGTACTGCCGCGGCGGGCGGCTTTGCCGGCTCAGGCGTCTTATTGGCTATAAGAATGGGTGTGGCCCGAGGGGTATTCTCTAACGAGGCCGGTTTGGGCAGTGCTCCTATCGCCGCAGCGGCGGCAAAAACAGACTTCCCCGGCCGCCAGGCTTTGGTATCTATGACAGGGACATTTATTGATACTCTGGTAGTTTGCACCATTACTGCGTTAGCTATTATTTCCAGTGGCATGTGGAACTCAGGTGAGACCGGAGCGGCATTGACGGTGATATCTTTCCGGGAAGGGTTACCCGGGCCGGGTGGATTAATTGTTAGTTTAGGTATCGTATTTTTTGCCTTTTCCACCATTCTCGGCTGGGCTTATTATGGTGAGAAATCTTTTGAATATCTATTTGGTTTCAAAAGCATAAAGTGGTATCGCTATGCTTGGATTGTGGCCGTTTTTCTTGGTACTTCAATAAACCTATCGTTGGTGTGGAGCGTGGCCGACATCATGAACGCTTTGATGGCCATCCCCAACTTAATTGGTTTATTGGGGCTTAGCGGTGTTGTAGTGGCGGAGACCCATCGTTTCCTTACTGAAAGCGAGTTGGGTAAGAAAGTACGGCGAAGTTAG
- the xerD gene encoding site-specific tyrosine recombinase XerD translates to MANYWVEEFLHYLAVERGLAENTLSSYHRDLHQFLEWLKERDIKSVEAVHRNHIMAYLLKLQQKGRAPATVSRHLAALKSFYHFLTRESAVEKDPTINLDSPKLAKKLPHVLSPDEVVALLDQPDTGKKAGLRDKAMLELLYATGLRVSELMALDVPHLNLELGFVRCFGKGAKERIVPMGSVAARCLNEYLEKGRNKLIKHFDEPALFVNQHGRRLTRQGFWKLLKKYAVDAGINKDIAPHTLRHSFATHLLENGADLRAVQEMLGHADITTTQIYTHLTKSRIKEVYDETHPRA, encoded by the coding sequence ATGGCTAATTATTGGGTGGAGGAGTTTTTGCATTATCTGGCCGTGGAGAGAGGACTGGCGGAAAATACACTTTCTTCTTATCATCGGGACCTGCACCAATTTCTGGAGTGGCTAAAGGAACGGGATATAAAAAGCGTAGAAGCAGTACATCGTAACCATATCATGGCTTACCTGCTTAAACTGCAGCAAAAAGGGCGTGCGCCGGCTACAGTATCCCGGCACCTGGCAGCTTTGAAATCCTTTTATCATTTTCTTACCCGTGAAAGTGCTGTAGAAAAAGACCCGACAATTAACTTAGATTCACCTAAATTAGCAAAGAAACTCCCTCATGTGCTGAGCCCCGATGAAGTTGTTGCATTGCTGGATCAACCCGATACTGGCAAAAAAGCGGGGCTGCGGGATAAGGCGATGTTGGAACTGCTTTATGCCACGGGACTGAGGGTGTCGGAATTGATGGCCCTTGATGTACCCCATCTTAATCTGGAACTGGGCTTCGTGCGCTGCTTCGGCAAAGGGGCGAAGGAACGGATTGTACCCATGGGTTCGGTGGCTGCCCGCTGTCTTAATGAATATTTGGAAAAGGGAAGAAATAAACTAATTAAGCATTTTGATGAGCCGGCACTATTTGTCAATCAACACGGACGGCGCTTAACCCGTCAAGGTTTTTGGAAGCTGTTAAAGAAATATGCGGTCGATGCGGGGATTAATAAAGATATTGCCCCGCATACCTTAAGACATTCTTTTGCCACGCACCTGTTGGAGAATGGTGCGGATTTGCGGGCTGTGCAGGAAATGCTCGGGCATGCGGATATTACCACCACTCAAATTTATACTCACCTTACCAAAAGCCGGATTAAAGAAGTGTATGATGAAACACACCCTCGCGCATAG
- a CDS encoding STAS domain-containing protein has translation MNLKVKHYGNTLKVSVSGELDMKVAERFRQVLDRGLEQHPDSNLLLDLSGVSFIDSSGLGVILGRYKKLIKDGRVMVISGARPVVERILELSGIMKIIGVYPTESDALSQLS, from the coding sequence TTGAATTTAAAGGTCAAACATTATGGCAATACATTAAAGGTATCCGTCAGCGGCGAATTAGATATGAAGGTCGCGGAACGATTCCGGCAGGTGCTGGATAGAGGATTAGAACAGCATCCGGATTCAAATTTGTTATTGGATCTGTCAGGGGTTAGTTTTATTGACAGTTCTGGTCTTGGTGTAATACTTGGCAGGTACAAGAAGCTGATTAAAGACGGTCGGGTGATGGTAATCAGCGGTGCCCGGCCTGTGGTGGAGCGTATTTTGGAGTTATCGGGAATTATGAAGATCATCGGCGTTTACCCAACCGAGTCCGATGCACTATCCCAACTATCCTAA
- the spoIIAB gene encoding anti-sigma F factor → MEFTSVPDNVALARVTVASMAAQSDLTLNDLEEVKVAVSEAVSNAIIHGYETSPDGQINLEINRYEEFLEIVVQDEGKGIEDVQQAMEPTYSSDPERMGLGFVFMQSFMDGLDVKSEPGRGTLVHMLKKLSK, encoded by the coding sequence ATGGAATTTACAAGCGTGCCGGATAACGTGGCGCTTGCCAGGGTTACGGTGGCCAGCATGGCCGCCCAGTCTGACCTTACTTTAAATGACCTGGAAGAAGTCAAGGTTGCAGTATCCGAGGCAGTTTCTAATGCCATCATTCACGGCTATGAGACTAGTCCTGACGGGCAGATCAACCTGGAAATAAATCGCTATGAGGAATTTCTGGAAATAGTGGTGCAGGACGAGGGGAAAGGTATTGAGGATGTCCAACAGGCCATGGAACCTACATATTCTTCAGACCCCGAGCGGATGGGATTGGGATTCGTTTTCATGCAGTCTTTTATGGATGGACTGGATGTTAAATCAGAGCCCGGGCGGGGCACGCTAGTACACATGTTAAAAAAGTTAAGTAAGTAA
- a CDS encoding pyrimidine-nucleoside phosphorylase — protein sequence MRVYDVIAKKRDGAELSQEEIQFLLNGYAAGDIPDYQMSAFTMAVFFQGMTARETAHFTQVMLQSGDQIDLSDIPGVKVDKHSTGGVGDKTTLVVAPLVAAAGIPVAKMSGRGLGHTGGTLDKLAAIPGLQVDLAPEQFLRQVREVGLAVVGQTGNLVPADKKLYALRDVTATVNSLPLIASSIMSKKLASGADKIILDVKVGSGAFMKTAEEAFALAKAMVDIGSSMKRETTALVSDMDQPLGKTVGNALEVVEAVETLKGHGPEDLRQLCLELGARMLAAAGKAADEHRGKEILTELLRNGSGLKKLREMVTTQGGNAEALENYNLLPRAQVIIPLYSKTNGYISHLHAEKVGLAAMAAGAGRSRKEDEIDLAAGIVLKAKRGDKVAVGEQLAEIHAADERRAAQATDMLAEAFTYGQPEKHPLILGFVTDTGEYRNAP from the coding sequence ATGAGGGTTTATGATGTTATTGCAAAAAAAAGAGACGGTGCGGAACTCAGCCAAGAAGAAATACAATTTCTATTGAACGGCTATGCAGCCGGCGATATTCCCGATTATCAAATGTCCGCCTTTACCATGGCGGTTTTTTTTCAAGGCATGACTGCTCGGGAGACGGCGCATTTTACCCAGGTGATGCTGCAGTCCGGAGACCAAATAGATCTTTCAGACATACCCGGTGTGAAGGTAGATAAGCACAGTACCGGCGGGGTAGGCGATAAGACTACCCTGGTGGTAGCACCGTTGGTGGCTGCAGCAGGCATTCCGGTGGCGAAAATGTCTGGCCGAGGTCTGGGTCATACCGGTGGTACCTTGGATAAACTTGCTGCCATCCCCGGCTTGCAGGTGGATTTGGCGCCGGAGCAATTTTTACGCCAAGTAAGAGAAGTAGGCCTCGCTGTGGTGGGTCAGACGGGGAATCTGGTACCGGCGGATAAAAAGCTTTATGCGCTGAGGGATGTTACCGCCACGGTTAATAGTCTACCCTTGATTGCTTCTAGTATCATGAGTAAAAAGTTGGCCTCGGGGGCGGACAAGATTATTTTAGATGTTAAGGTCGGCAGCGGTGCCTTCATGAAAACTGCCGAAGAAGCTTTTGCCTTAGCCAAAGCTATGGTGGACATTGGCAGCAGTATGAAGCGGGAGACCACTGCTTTAGTCTCTGACATGGACCAACCATTGGGTAAGACGGTGGGCAATGCTTTAGAGGTTGTGGAGGCGGTGGAAACCTTGAAGGGACACGGTCCTGAAGACTTGCGTCAGCTTTGTCTTGAACTAGGTGCACGGATGTTGGCTGCTGCTGGAAAGGCAGCAGACGAACACCGCGGTAAAGAGATACTGACGGAACTTTTGCGTAACGGCTCCGGCCTCAAGAAACTCAGGGAAATGGTTACGACTCAGGGTGGTAATGCTGAGGCCCTGGAAAATTATAATCTGTTGCCTCGGGCGCAGGTAATTATTCCACTTTATAGTAAAACTAATGGTTATATCAGTCATTTGCACGCGGAAAAGGTTGGCTTGGCGGCAATGGCGGCCGGTGCCGGTCGCAGCCGGAAAGAGGACGAAATTGATCTGGCGGCCGGAATAGTTTTAAAAGCTAAAAGAGGGGATAAGGTTGCCGTGGGTGAGCAACTCGCGGAAATTCATGCCGCAGATGAGAGGCGTGCGGCGCAAGCAACGGACATGTTGGCTGAAGCATTTACCTATGGGCAGCCGGAGAAACATCCTTTAATATTAGGTTTTGTCACCGATACTGGGGAATACCGGAATGCGCCTTAA
- a CDS encoding purine-nucleoside phosphorylase produces MIAKLEQTIGYLKGKVSFNPQIGLILGSGLGVLAEEIEEPFIIPYEDIPNFPVSTVTGHKGQLVFGKLQGKDVVAMQGRFHFYEGYSIQEVTYPVRVMKKLGVETLIVTNAAGGTNSKFEAGDLVLISDHINLTGTNPLIGPNYDEFGPRFPDMTEAYAPELRKTAEEAGDEQGIPLKDGVYGGLAGPSYETPAEINYLKTIGVDMVGMSTVAEVIVARHAGIKVLGISCITNMAAGLGHHLLSHDEVMDTAEKTKSKFLGLVRLVVQRL; encoded by the coding sequence ATGATAGCTAAACTGGAACAAACTATTGGATATCTCAAGGGTAAAGTTTCTTTTAATCCTCAGATAGGTTTGATACTGGGCTCAGGTCTCGGAGTACTGGCAGAAGAAATCGAAGAGCCCTTTATAATACCCTATGAGGATATTCCTAACTTCCCGGTGTCAACGGTAACAGGTCATAAGGGTCAATTGGTGTTTGGCAAACTGCAGGGTAAAGATGTAGTTGCAATGCAGGGAAGATTTCACTTTTATGAAGGTTATTCCATACAGGAAGTTACATATCCGGTTCGTGTTATGAAGAAGTTGGGTGTTGAGACGCTTATTGTTACTAATGCAGCTGGTGGTACCAATTCGAAGTTTGAGGCGGGGGATTTAGTATTAATAAGTGACCATATTAACCTAACTGGGACAAATCCTTTAATTGGACCGAATTATGATGAATTTGGCCCAAGATTTCCGGATATGACCGAGGCATACGCTCCTGAGTTACGAAAAACAGCAGAAGAAGCTGGTGATGAACAAGGCATACCGCTGAAGGATGGTGTCTATGGCGGGCTGGCAGGACCAAGCTATGAGACACCGGCGGAAATAAATTATCTCAAGACTATCGGCGTGGATATGGTGGGCATGAGTACGGTGGCGGAGGTAATTGTGGCACGCCATGCTGGAATAAAAGTCTTGGGAATTTCTTGTATTACCAATATGGCTGCTGGCCTAGGACATCATTTGTTAAGTCATGATGAAGTGATGGATACTGCGGAAAAAACAAAATCGAAGTTTCTGGGATTGGTGCGGTTAGTGGTGCAGCGTTTGTAA
- a CDS encoding phosphopentomutase gives MIRRVILIVLDSVGIGALPDAAEYGDAGANTLLHVAEGVGGLALPNMSDLGLGNIIQVPGIQAMDMPKGAFGKMQERSAGKDTTTGHWEMSGVVLEQPFPTYPQGFPPEILEPFKQQIGRGILGNKAASGTEIIQELGREHMDTGFPIVYTSADSVLQIAAHEDVIPIEDLYHMCRVARKILTGEHAVGRVIARPFIGQPGNFTRTPRRHDFSLQPPEKTLLQLVAESGEEVMAVGKIKDVFAGVGITNSLSSTSNEEGVLRIKEFLQQDKAGLIFANLVDFDMLYGHRNNIEGYAKALAAFDKELPGIMALMSPEDVLVITADHGTDPGFPGTDHTREHVPVLVAGRQVKPGVDIGTRRSFSDLGATIAELLHCGSTAHGESFAREIIESIRADNNNFKGGDDSWTR, from the coding sequence TTGATACGTCGTGTAATTTTAATAGTCCTGGATAGTGTGGGAATTGGTGCTTTGCCTGATGCGGCAGAGTATGGAGATGCAGGTGCGAATACTTTGCTTCATGTGGCGGAGGGCGTAGGCGGCCTAGCACTCCCCAATATGAGCGATTTGGGTCTAGGTAATATTATCCAGGTACCCGGAATACAGGCGATGGACATGCCCAAAGGTGCTTTTGGGAAAATGCAGGAAAGGTCGGCGGGCAAGGATACTACTACCGGCCATTGGGAAATGTCCGGTGTGGTACTGGAGCAGCCTTTTCCCACCTATCCACAGGGTTTTCCACCTGAAATATTAGAACCCTTCAAACAGCAGATTGGGCGCGGTATTTTGGGTAACAAAGCGGCTTCAGGCACGGAAATAATTCAGGAATTGGGCAGGGAACACATGGACACCGGTTTCCCGATAGTTTACACCTCAGCGGACAGTGTTCTTCAGATCGCCGCCCACGAGGATGTAATCCCCATAGAAGACCTTTATCACATGTGCCGTGTCGCCAGAAAGATATTGACCGGCGAGCACGCTGTCGGCCGGGTGATTGCTCGGCCCTTTATCGGCCAACCGGGTAATTTTACCCGTACGCCGCGACGGCATGATTTTTCTTTACAACCACCGGAAAAGACGCTGCTGCAATTGGTGGCGGAAAGCGGAGAAGAAGTGATGGCGGTGGGTAAGATCAAGGATGTTTTTGCCGGCGTTGGTATCACTAACTCCTTAAGCAGCACCAGCAATGAAGAAGGGGTACTGCGCATTAAAGAATTCCTGCAGCAGGATAAGGCGGGTCTTATTTTTGCCAACTTGGTGGATTTTGATATGCTTTATGGTCACCGCAATAATATAGAAGGGTATGCCAAAGCATTGGCAGCATTTGATAAAGAACTGCCGGGAATTATGGCATTGATGTCTCCCGAGGATGTCCTGGTTATTACCGCAGACCACGGCACTGACCCGGGTTTTCCCGGTACGGACCATACTAGAGAGCATGTGCCGGTATTGGTTGCCGGTCGGCAGGTTAAGCCCGGGGTTGATATTGGTACCCGCAGAAGCTTTAGCGATTTGGGCGCCACTATCGCGGAACTTCTTCACTGCGGTTCCACCGCTCACGGTGAATCCTTTGCTAGGGAAATAATAGAATCAATAAGAGCCGATAACAATAATTTCAAAGGAGGGGACGACTCTTGGACAAGATGA
- a CDS encoding D-alanyl-D-alanine carboxypeptidase family protein, producing MKRKLAFTLIFTMLFSVMVVSGAYAVDLNLDVESAALMDAATGKLLYDQDAHKKWYPASMTKMMTLIVALEAVEQGKVQLTDKVTASENACSYGGSQVWLEPGETFTLEKLLIAVAVGSANDASVAVAEYIGGTEENFVDMMNKRAKELGAKNTHFVNSHGLHDDDHYTTAYDMAVIGRHATTMSKMMEIVSTEYYEFRAEPELKLWNLNKLLWWYKGADGLKTGTTSIAKRNLTATAQREGLRLVAVVMGVEKRNGHFSNAMNLLNYGFNTFKFHSTYSKGDKVGIVDVSKGLLEQIDAVASDNVGFLSEKGEEVKVETKVNLEQYVEAPIEAGQKLGEVVVYNQGEEVNRVDLVAAQAVERAGFFHILKKTFRNILGK from the coding sequence GTGAAAAGGAAACTTGCTTTTACACTTATATTCACTATGTTGTTTTCTGTCATGGTTGTAAGCGGCGCGTATGCCGTTGATTTGAATTTGGATGTGGAAAGTGCTGCTTTAATGGACGCGGCTACCGGAAAGTTGCTTTATGACCAGGATGCCCATAAAAAATGGTACCCGGCAAGTATGACTAAAATGATGACTCTAATAGTGGCCTTGGAGGCGGTGGAGCAGGGCAAAGTGCAGTTGACCGACAAAGTCACGGCCAGCGAAAATGCCTGCAGTTACGGCGGTTCCCAGGTTTGGCTTGAACCCGGGGAAACATTTACTCTGGAAAAGCTTTTGATTGCGGTGGCGGTGGGTTCGGCAAATGATGCCAGTGTGGCAGTAGCCGAATACATTGGCGGTACGGAAGAAAATTTTGTAGACATGATGAATAAGCGGGCTAAGGAGTTGGGTGCGAAGAATACCCACTTTGTTAATTCTCACGGACTGCACGATGATGATCATTACACCACTGCCTACGACATGGCTGTAATCGGCCGGCACGCCACAACCATGTCAAAGATGATGGAAATTGTTTCAACGGAATATTATGAGTTCAGGGCGGAACCGGAATTGAAGCTTTGGAATTTAAATAAGCTGCTGTGGTGGTACAAGGGAGCAGACGGTCTTAAGACCGGTACCACCTCTATTGCTAAGCGCAATCTTACCGCTACTGCTCAACGGGAGGGGCTAAGACTGGTCGCGGTGGTAATGGGTGTGGAGAAAAGAAACGGCCATTTTTCCAACGCTATGAATCTTTTAAACTATGGTTTTAATACCTTTAAATTCCACTCAACTTACAGCAAGGGTGATAAAGTGGGTATCGTGGATGTGAGCAAAGGACTGCTTGAACAGATAGATGCCGTTGCCAGTGATAATGTAGGTTTCCTCTCGGAAAAAGGGGAAGAAGTAAAAGTGGAAACAAAAGTTAATCTTGAGCAATATGTGGAGGCGCCGATTGAAGCTGGGCAGAAATTGGGGGAAGTGGTGGTGTACAATCAGGGGGAAGAGGTAAATCGGGTAGACCTGGTGGCAGCTCAAGCTGTTGAACGGGCGGGATTTTTCCACATTTTAAAGAAGACTTTTCGTAATATATTAGGAAAATAG